One window of the Roseovarius sp. THAF9 genome contains the following:
- the gshB gene encoding glutathione synthase, giving the protein MKIAFQMDPINEIDIDGDSSFRLAEEAQARGHELFYYTPDNLAYDRGRITARGWPLTVQRVEGDHFSLAEERVADLSEFDVVWLRQDPPFDMFYITTTHLLERVKDTTLVVNDPFWVRNFPEKLLILDFPELMPPTAIARDLGTIRAFKAEHGDVILKPLYGNGGAGVFHLPESDRNLSSLHEMFTGFSREPLIVQKYLPEIKDGDKRVILVDGEPVGAINRLPGKGEVRSNMHVGGRPEKVSLSDRDREICDIIGPRLREAGQIFVGIDVIGEYLTEINVTSPTGIQELERFDGINVAGKIWDAIEAKRS; this is encoded by the coding sequence ATGAAAATCGCCTTTCAGATGGATCCGATCAATGAGATCGACATTGACGGGGACAGCAGCTTTCGCCTGGCCGAAGAAGCGCAGGCGCGGGGCCACGAGCTGTTTTATTATACGCCCGACAATCTGGCCTATGACCGGGGGCGGATCACCGCGCGGGGCTGGCCGCTGACGGTGCAGCGGGTGGAGGGTGATCATTTCAGCCTGGCAGAGGAGCGGGTTGCGGACCTGTCGGAGTTCGACGTGGTCTGGCTGCGTCAGGATCCGCCGTTCGACATGTTCTACATCACCACCACCCATCTGCTGGAGCGGGTGAAGGACACGACGCTGGTGGTGAATGATCCGTTCTGGGTGCGTAACTTTCCCGAAAAGCTGTTGATCCTCGATTTCCCTGAGCTGATGCCGCCGACCGCGATTGCACGTGATCTGGGAACGATCCGCGCCTTCAAGGCCGAGCATGGCGACGTCATCCTGAAGCCGCTTTACGGCAATGGCGGCGCGGGGGTGTTTCACCTGCCCGAGAGCGACCGAAACCTGTCGAGCCTGCACGAGATGTTCACCGGGTTCAGTCGCGAGCCGCTCATAGTCCAGAAATACCTGCCCGAGATCAAGGACGGCGACAAGCGCGTGATCCTGGTGGATGGCGAGCCCGTGGGCGCGATCAACCGCTTGCCCGGCAAGGGTGAGGTGCGGTCGAACATGCATGTGGGCGGGCGGCCCGAGAAGGTCAGCTTGAGTGATCGCGACCGGGAGATCTGCGACATCATCGGGCCGCGCCTGCGCGAGGCGGGGCAGATTTTCGTCGGCATCGATGTGATCGGGGAGTACCTGACCGAGATCAACGTGACCTCGCCCACCGGGATCCAGGAGCTGGAGCGGTTCGACGGGATCAACGTGGCGGGCAAGATCTGGGATGCGATCGAGGCGAAACGGTCATGA
- a CDS encoding alpha/beta hydrolase, with protein sequence MSVMRRVLNAWLRWTEKPHMRRASKVNLRNSFENKSRFYFHPPRGTSFVDADLGDIRAHWTWALGVGREDGPLILYFHGGGFVFGSPRTHRAMLARLSKEAGAPAALVKYRLAPETPFPGAFEDCLAAYSAVMDRPGGVVLGGDSAGGALALAVLAEVTRAGLTPPKGCFALSPVVDLTFAGESMERNAKAEVVLPAERAEEMIDWYLDGADPRDPKASPLFASFKGAAPVWICAGDTEILLDDTKRMAAHLRGEGVEVTEVIEHDLPHVWPIFHNLLPEGRKTLADLGQWIRSLSST encoded by the coding sequence ATGAGCGTGATGCGCAGGGTCCTGAACGCGTGGCTGCGCTGGACCGAGAAGCCGCATATGCGCCGGGCCAGCAAGGTCAATCTGCGCAATTCCTTCGAGAACAAGTCGCGCTTCTATTTTCATCCGCCGCGGGGGACGTCCTTTGTCGATGCGGACTTGGGAGATATCCGAGCGCACTGGACCTGGGCGCTGGGCGTGGGGCGCGAGGACGGGCCGCTGATCCTTTATTTCCACGGCGGGGGCTTCGTGTTCGGCAGCCCGCGCACGCATCGCGCCATGCTGGCGCGGCTGTCGAAGGAGGCAGGCGCGCCGGCGGCACTGGTAAAATACCGGCTGGCCCCGGAGACGCCGTTTCCCGGTGCGTTCGAGGATTGCCTGGCGGCCTACAGCGCGGTGATGGACCGGCCTGGCGGCGTGGTGCTGGGCGGGGACAGCGCGGGCGGAGCGCTGGCGCTGGCGGTGCTGGCCGAGGTGACGCGGGCGGGTCTGACGCCGCCGAAAGGGTGCTTTGCGCTTTCGCCTGTGGTGGACCTGACCTTTGCGGGCGAAAGCATGGAGCGGAATGCCAAGGCGGAGGTGGTTTTGCCCGCCGAACGGGCGGAGGAGATGATCGACTGGTATCTGGACGGGGCGGACCCGCGGGACCCGAAAGCGTCGCCCTTGTTCGCGTCCTTCAAGGGCGCGGCGCCGGTTTGGATCTGCGCGGGCGATACGGAAATCCTGTTGGATGACACCAAGCGCATGGCGGCGCATCTGCGGGGCGAGGGCGTCGAGGTGACCGAGGTCATCGAGCACGACTTGCCGCATGTCTGGCCGATTTTCCATAACCTTCTGCCCGAGGGGCGCAAGACGCTGGCCGACCTGGGGCAGTGGATCAGGTCTCTTTCATCGACATAA
- a CDS encoding YraN family protein, whose translation MTCDTILRRRKERGQRAYHKGAAAEKSVALDYDRRGADLLETRWRGQGGEIDLIFLENGVYVFCEVKASDTVEGAMSLLRPAQMQRIHVAASEYLGQTPDGQLSEVRFDLAVMDGQGIVTVMENALGHF comes from the coding sequence ATGACATGCGACACCATCCTGCGCAGGCGCAAGGAACGCGGGCAACGGGCCTATCACAAGGGCGCGGCTGCCGAGAAATCGGTCGCGCTGGACTATGACCGTCGCGGCGCCGATCTACTGGAAACGCGGTGGCGCGGACAGGGGGGCGAGATCGACCTGATTTTTCTCGAAAACGGCGTTTACGTGTTCTGCGAGGTGAAGGCGTCGGATACGGTCGAAGGCGCGATGTCGCTGCTGCGCCCGGCCCAGATGCAGCGCATTCATGTGGCGGCCTCCGAATATCTTGGGCAGACGCCTGATGGTCAACTTAGCGAGGTGCGCTTTGACCTCGCGGTCATGGATGGGCAAGGTATCGTGACGGTGATGGAAAACGCGCTCGGGCATTTCTGA
- the rsmI gene encoding 16S rRNA (cytidine(1402)-2'-O)-methyltransferase, producing MNPDKQSLAPGLYLVATPIGAARDITLRTLDILAEADVLAAEDTRSLRRLMEIHGLKLNDRPLVSYHDHNGDRARPRLMAALESGKSVVYASEAGTPMVADPGYDLARAAVAEGHALISAPGPSAVVTALTVAGLPTDRFFFAGFLPSGGSKRKSALREVAGVPGTLVFYESPKRVAAMLRDAAEVLGEERQAAVCRELTKKFEEVLRGTLAELAARLEAQAVKGEIVVVIERGAAETGSAEDLDTALNAALETQSVRDAADAVAARLGLKRRVVYQRALELSG from the coding sequence ATGAATCCCGACAAGCAGAGCCTTGCGCCCGGACTGTACCTGGTGGCGACCCCGATCGGGGCGGCGCGGGACATCACGCTGCGCACGCTCGACATCCTTGCAGAGGCCGACGTGCTGGCCGCCGAGGACACGCGCAGCCTGCGGCGACTGATGGAAATCCACGGGTTGAAACTGAACGACAGGCCGCTCGTGTCCTATCACGACCACAATGGCGACCGCGCCCGCCCGCGCCTGATGGCGGCGCTGGAGAGCGGCAAATCAGTGGTTTACGCGTCCGAGGCGGGCACGCCGATGGTGGCCGATCCAGGGTATGATCTGGCCCGCGCGGCGGTGGCGGAGGGGCATGCGCTGATCTCGGCGCCGGGGCCGTCGGCGGTCGTGACGGCGCTGACGGTGGCGGGATTGCCGACCGACAGGTTCTTTTTCGCGGGCTTCCTGCCCTCGGGCGGATCCAAGCGGAAATCCGCACTTCGGGAGGTGGCGGGCGTGCCCGGAACGCTGGTGTTCTACGAATCGCCCAAGCGGGTGGCGGCGATGCTGCGCGACGCGGCCGAGGTGCTGGGCGAGGAACGGCAGGCGGCGGTGTGCCGGGAGCTGACGAAGAAATTCGAGGAGGTGCTGCGGGGCACGCTGGCCGAGCTGGCCGCGCGGTTGGAAGCGCAGGCCGTCAAAGGCGAGATCGTTGTGGTGATCGAACGCGGAGCGGCAGAAACGGGCTCGGCGGAAGACCTCGACACCGCACTGAACGCGGCGCTGGAGACGCAGAGCGTGCGAGATGCGGCCGATGCGGTGGCGGCGCGGCTGGGGCTGAAACGGCGGGTCGTGTATCAGCGGGCGCTGGAGTTGAGCGGTTAG
- a CDS encoding penicillin-binding protein activator, with amino-acid sequence MFAVFDAVRKPFHRLALLATILLLAACDAGIPIGGGDSGQRIDPGAAVPVALLVPHGAANPNEQRLARDLENAARMAVADLSGVNIDLRVYGTAGNAGKAQQAALNAAADGAKIIVGPLHAESANAVAVAMAPKNINVLAFSNNPTIAGGNLLILGQTFQDTANRLTGYAVSQGKRRIMTVHSRNLAGELGRDAIAQAIRANGATSAGVVNYEFSQGGVVGAVPAIKENAQTNSADAIFLTANSAGALPLFSQMLPEAGLSPAEMQYIGLARWDEPAQTRTLPGVQGGWFAIPDPQRANQFKSRFQAANGNAPHDLAGLSYDAIAAIGALTSSGRADALSRSRLTQSSGFKGVNGIFRFLPNGTTQRGLAVATIRNQQVVVLSPAPASFGRAGL; translated from the coding sequence ATGTTTGCCGTTTTCGATGCCGTCCGCAAGCCGTTCCACAGACTTGCCCTTTTGGCCACAATCCTGCTGCTCGCGGCCTGTGACGCCGGGATCCCGATCGGCGGTGGCGACAGCGGCCAGCGGATCGACCCGGGCGCCGCCGTGCCGGTCGCCCTGCTGGTGCCGCACGGCGCGGCCAACCCGAACGAACAGCGCCTCGCGCGCGACCTCGAAAACGCCGCCCGCATGGCCGTGGCGGACCTTTCCGGCGTCAATATCGACCTGCGCGTCTATGGCACCGCCGGAAACGCGGGCAAGGCCCAGCAGGCGGCGCTCAATGCCGCTGCCGACGGCGCCAAGATCATTGTGGGCCCGCTGCACGCCGAATCCGCCAACGCCGTCGCCGTCGCGATGGCGCCCAAGAACATCAACGTGCTGGCCTTCTCCAACAATCCGACCATCGCGGGCGGCAACCTGCTGATCCTCGGCCAGACCTTCCAGGATACCGCCAATCGCCTGACCGGCTATGCCGTCAGCCAGGGCAAGCGCCGCATCATGACGGTGCATTCGCGCAACCTTGCCGGGGAACTGGGACGCGACGCGATCGCCCAGGCCATTCGCGCCAACGGCGCCACATCGGCCGGCGTGGTGAACTATGAATTCTCGCAAGGCGGTGTCGTGGGCGCCGTCCCGGCGATCAAGGAAAACGCCCAGACCAACAGCGCCGACGCGATCTTCCTGACCGCCAATTCCGCCGGCGCGCTGCCGCTCTTTTCTCAGATGCTGCCCGAGGCGGGGCTGTCCCCGGCCGAGATGCAGTATATCGGCCTTGCCCGCTGGGACGAACCGGCCCAGACCCGTACGCTGCCGGGCGTTCAGGGCGGCTGGTTCGCCATTCCCGACCCGCAGCGCGCCAACCAGTTCAAATCGCGCTTCCAGGCGGCCAATGGCAACGCACCGCATGATCTTGCCGGTCTCAGCTATGATGCCATCGCCGCCATCGGGGCGCTGACCAGCTCCGGCCGGGCCGATGCCCTGTCGCGCTCCCGCCTGACGCAGTCGTCGGGCTTCAAGGGTGTCAACGGCATCTTCCGCTTCCTGCCCAATGGCACGACCCAACGCGGCCTTGCCGTGGCCACCATCCGTAACCAGCAGGTCGTGGTGCTGTCGCCCGCGCCCGCCAGCTTCGGTCGCGCGGGTCTCTGA